A genomic segment from Desulfonatronum lacustre DSM 10312 encodes:
- a CDS encoding glycosyltransferase family 2 protein, with translation MKSKIFSPDVTLVTYTYNDHCLVDDLLESIDSWTLQPSQIIVVDDGSIRSYWTDKATVIRLSSNHGFADAKQAGISAVTGKFVLSLDCDIRLNSEWLYKNIQFSARQDIGIVTSGITYFFNETIVDRYIKFYIRYPATEYPKKLNNGGAWLFRKDVWNSSGGFSNFKGVLAEDIWFSQEIYQRGYKLFSNKHVQAFELRRYNRYTAVNRIWKGQWKSFREQLNEDSPFRDTLSFLLATFKLRINNEHYINEFAYLDILLFVYATIDTLKIISKNSEKNQIALFFFQHLQI, from the coding sequence TTGAAATCAAAAATTTTTTCACCAGATGTCACATTGGTGACATATACCTACAACGACCACTGTCTAGTTGACGATTTGCTTGAAAGCATAGATTCATGGACTCTGCAACCTTCTCAAATCATAGTCGTTGACGATGGTTCCATTCGGAGCTATTGGACTGATAAAGCAACCGTCATCAGGCTTTCAAGCAATCATGGATTTGCAGATGCAAAACAGGCTGGTATTTCAGCTGTCACAGGAAAATTTGTTCTTTCTTTAGATTGCGATATACGTTTAAATTCAGAATGGTTATACAAAAATATACAATTTTCTGCTCGTCAAGATATCGGCATCGTCACTTCTGGAATAACCTACTTCTTCAACGAAACTATTGTTGATAGATACATAAAATTTTACATAAGATATCCAGCAACTGAATATCCAAAAAAATTGAACAACGGAGGAGCATGGCTCTTTCGGAAAGATGTCTGGAATAGTTCTGGAGGATTCAGCAATTTCAAAGGTGTACTGGCAGAAGACATATGGTTCTCTCAAGAAATTTATCAAAGAGGCTACAAGCTTTTCTCAAACAAGCATGTTCAAGCATTTGAACTTCGACGTTACAATAGATACACAGCTGTAAACAGAATATGGAAAGGTCAATGGAAAAGCTTCCGAGAGCAGCTGAATGAGGATTCACCGTTTAGAGACACCCTTAGTTTTCTCTTGGCGACATTTAAATTGAGAATAAATAATGAGCATTACATAAATGAATTTGCATACCTTGATATTCTTTTATTCGTATATGCAACAATTG
- a CDS encoding ferredoxin-thioredoxin reductase catalytic domain-containing protein produces the protein MSADQNAARLYETLRKIQEPKGYFFNKDKEMVLELMASLLTNKDRHGYMVCPCRLASGDRNQDKDIICPCVYREPDVKEYGSCYCGLYVSREWNEDLIPHEYVPERRSPA, from the coding sequence ATGAGTGCCGACCAAAATGCCGCCCGGCTTTACGAAACCTTGCGCAAGATCCAGGAGCCCAAGGGCTATTTCTTCAACAAGGACAAGGAAATGGTCTTGGAGCTGATGGCATCCCTGCTGACCAACAAGGACCGCCACGGCTACATGGTCTGCCCCTGCCGCCTGGCTTCCGGAGATCGAAACCAGGACAAGGACATCATCTGTCCTTGCGTCTACCGGGAACCGGACGTCAAGGAGTACGGCAGCTGCTACTGCGGCCTGTACGTCTCCCGGGAGTGGAACGAAGACCTGATTCCCCACGAGTACGTGCCGGAACGGCGCTCCCCGGCTTGA
- a CDS encoding glutaredoxin family protein, with translation MPAPIRVYALSTCIHCKRAKEFLDQCGAEYTPVHLDWMTGQERTDALTEMKQYNPAQSFPTILIGDSVIVGFKKEEIEKALGIDPAQAKEPSAS, from the coding sequence ATGCCTGCCCCCATACGCGTCTACGCCCTGAGCACCTGCATTCACTGCAAGCGGGCCAAGGAATTTCTGGACCAATGCGGCGCGGAATACACCCCGGTGCATCTGGACTGGATGACCGGCCAGGAACGCACCGACGCCCTGACTGAAATGAAACAGTACAATCCGGCCCAGAGCTTCCCGACCATCCTTATCGGCGACTCGGTGATCGTCGGCTTCAAAAAGGAAGAAATCGAAAAAGCCCTGGGCATCGATCCAGCTCAGGCCAAGGAGCCGTCCGCATCATGA
- a CDS encoding D-2-hydroxyacid dehydrogenase: MNIVVLDGKTINPGDNPWTHLEALGTVTVHDRTAAGDILPRALSADILLTNKTPLRADTLAKLDSLRFIAVMATGYDVVDLDAASARGVPVSNVPSYAAKSVAQFVLALILEHCHRVALHDREVRAGAWAKAGDFCFWKTPQIELSGLKMGIVGFGRTGRLVAELAHALGMDILVYTPRIRETPSYKPFAWKALEDVFAEADVISLHCPLKPDNVGFVDKTLLARMKKTAFFINTARGALVNETDLAEALNNESLGGAAVDVVSEEPIRPDNPLLSAKNCLITPHMAWASLSSRKRLLDATVENIKAFLSGRPTNVVNQPASSE; this comes from the coding sequence ATGAACATCGTCGTGCTGGACGGCAAGACCATCAATCCCGGCGACAATCCCTGGACGCACCTGGAGGCCTTGGGCACGGTGACGGTCCATGACCGGACCGCCGCCGGGGACATCCTGCCCAGGGCCCTGTCCGCGGACATTCTCTTGACCAACAAGACCCCACTGCGGGCGGATACTCTGGCCAAGCTGGACTCATTGCGGTTCATCGCCGTGATGGCCACGGGCTACGATGTGGTGGACCTGGACGCCGCATCGGCGCGCGGCGTTCCCGTCTCCAACGTGCCCAGCTACGCCGCCAAGTCCGTGGCCCAGTTCGTCCTGGCCCTGATCCTGGAACACTGCCACCGGGTTGCCCTGCACGACCGGGAGGTCCGGGCCGGGGCATGGGCCAAGGCCGGGGACTTCTGCTTTTGGAAGACCCCGCAGATCGAACTCTCCGGGCTGAAAATGGGCATCGTCGGCTTTGGCCGCACCGGACGCCTGGTGGCCGAACTGGCCCACGCCCTGGGCATGGACATCCTGGTCTACACCCCTCGGATCAGGGAAACGCCTTCTTACAAGCCCTTTGCCTGGAAGGCCTTGGAAGACGTGTTCGCGGAAGCGGACGTAATCAGCCTGCATTGCCCCCTGAAGCCTGACAATGTCGGCTTCGTCGACAAGACCTTGCTGGCCCGGATGAAAAAAACGGCCTTTTTCATCAATACGGCCCGAGGTGCTCTGGTCAACGAGACCGACTTGGCCGAAGCCCTGAACAACGAATCCTTGGGCGGGGCCGCGGTGGACGTGGTCTCCGAAGAGCCCATCCGTCCTGACAACCCGCTGCTCTCCGCCAAGAACTGCCTCATCACCCCGCACATGGCCTGGGCCAGCCTGAGTTCCCGCAAGCGGCTCCTGGACGCAACGGTGGAAAACATCAAGGCCTTTCTGTCAGGTCGGCCCACCAACGTCGTCAATCAACCCGCTTCATCCGAATAA
- a CDS encoding UDP-glucose dehydrogenase family protein, with amino-acid sequence MNLCIVGTGYVGLVTAACFAEMGNNVVCVDVNPEIVKNLTQGKIHIFEPGLEEIVQRNTEQGRLRFTTDLTDGLDSALFVMICVGTPSRPDGSCDLRFVHQVARDVGRQMREYKVVVNKSTVPVGTADQVRALILEEQQARGVSIEFDVVSNPEFLKEGDAVNDFMKPDRVVVGTDNVRVAELLKALYAPFARSREKLIIMGVRSSEMTKYAANCMLATKISFINEIANICDRVGADVNDVRMGIGSDSRIGRHFIYPGLGYGGSCFPKDVRALIDTAVSSGYEPGVLKAVDGLNMRQKRSLVDKISAYFAQQGGVRDKTLALWGVAFKPNTDDIREAPALELIAELTSAGMRVRAFDPAAGEKAREVLADNPLVSFHASQYEVLDGADVLAVATEWNQFRNPDFQRIRQTLTEPIIFDGRNLYDPEFLKRFDLEYVCIGRGHSAGKAAA; translated from the coding sequence ATGAATCTATGTATTGTCGGCACGGGATACGTCGGGTTGGTCACGGCGGCGTGTTTCGCGGAAATGGGCAACAACGTGGTTTGCGTGGACGTGAATCCGGAAATCGTGAAGAACCTGACCCAGGGCAAAATCCATATCTTCGAGCCGGGGTTGGAAGAGATCGTGCAGCGGAACACGGAGCAGGGCCGATTGCGGTTCACCACGGACTTGACCGATGGTCTGGATTCGGCCTTGTTCGTGATGATTTGCGTGGGGACCCCTTCCCGCCCCGACGGAAGCTGCGATCTGCGCTTCGTTCATCAGGTGGCCCGGGACGTGGGCAGACAGATGCGGGAGTACAAGGTCGTGGTGAACAAATCCACGGTCCCGGTGGGTACGGCCGATCAGGTGCGGGCGCTGATCCTGGAAGAACAGCAGGCTCGCGGGGTGAGCATCGAGTTCGACGTGGTCTCCAATCCGGAATTTCTCAAGGAAGGCGACGCGGTCAACGATTTCATGAAGCCGGACCGGGTGGTGGTGGGCACGGACAACGTCCGGGTAGCCGAGCTGCTCAAGGCCCTGTACGCGCCTTTTGCCCGCAGTCGGGAAAAGCTGATCATCATGGGCGTACGCAGTTCGGAGATGACCAAATACGCCGCCAACTGCATGCTGGCCACCAAGATTTCGTTCATTAACGAAATCGCCAATATCTGCGACCGGGTCGGCGCGGACGTCAATGATGTGCGCATGGGCATCGGTTCGGATTCACGCATTGGTCGGCATTTCATCTACCCCGGTTTGGGGTACGGCGGATCCTGCTTTCCCAAGGATGTCCGCGCCCTGATCGACACGGCCGTGAGCAGCGGCTACGAACCCGGGGTGCTCAAGGCAGTGGACGGCTTGAACATGCGCCAGAAGCGGAGCCTGGTGGACAAGATTTCCGCTTACTTCGCCCAGCAAGGCGGGGTGCGGGACAAGACCCTGGCCCTATGGGGCGTGGCCTTCAAGCCGAACACGGACGACATCCGGGAGGCTCCGGCCCTGGAGCTGATCGCGGAATTGACCTCGGCCGGGATGCGGGTCCGGGCCTTTGACCCGGCGGCGGGGGAAAAGGCTCGCGAGGTCCTGGCGGATAATCCGTTGGTATCCTTTCATGCCAGCCAGTACGAAGTGCTGGACGGCGCGGACGTGCTGGCCGTGGCCACGGAGTGGAACCAGTTCCGCAATCCGGATTTTCAGCGGATACGTCAGACCCTGACCGAGCCGATTATTTTTGACGGCCGCAATCTGTATGATCCGGAATTTCTGAAGCGCTTCGATCTGGAGTACGTCTGCATCGGCCGAGGGCATTCGGCGGGCAAGGCCGCGGCGTAG
- the mfd gene encoding transcription-repair coupling factor translates to MYLTKDVQEFLRGRKDALSIHKSGPATQAYLAEALLAKGRNVVLVVPEAKQVPEMEALVRLFSRDEHDLFWKRRWFSLPAYPPEDPLHADPNAWSRRWLTLFALHVAVRPFGLVLSVENFLPKWPPREEVENAFLHLSVGEEISPDLILEQLISWGYRRSSMVGAVGETARRGDILDVFPPGFEIPLRMEFFGEHLESMRLFEPLRQRSMADVPDAIILPVAPALLSPESMSRAQACWQRFDATGEVSDRGHGALLRALERGDGRMAPGVYYERFSTLNQWIPENTTFLLSGSSQLRPRLEEGEWAWQAFLEEAARENDCEAEVRWLRTNVIQPASSARLAWHNQRQMVFEDLLIGVDRQGVDLPEKTFGSFQELFWRPEARQRPWSTLVQALRTWRDERPQVLISFHSDHSRKRFGKRLAEEGISFNESFDPQGQGVALVRSSLRKGLDLEWNGLLLLAEDVLQPDEKKGPARQAHKKGFSGLDSFDELSSGDLLVHRDYGLGRFDGLHRVRIGDAANDYLLIEYAGEDKLYLPVDRLNLVQRYKGPESASPSLDRLGGAQWAKTKERARKAIEQIAQDLVEIYAYRRIAKGYAYSPMNEMYRDFEASFGYEETPDQSRAIDDVLADMDLPQPMDRLVCGDVGFGKTEVAMRSAFRAVMDGKQVALLCPTTILAEQHYQNFRMRMEHFPVQVAMLSRFVPRVRQKQILEAAARGRVDILIGTHRLISDDVHLPNLGLLILDEEQRFGVKHKEKLKKLRKNVDVLTLTATPIPRTLQLSLSGIRSLSVIETPPVDRKPVQTFLLERDPGMLRQALAQELERGGQVFWVHNRVQGLEQVVEYVRSLAPEARIGMAHGQMSPTMLEEAMHKFWHGELDILVCTAIIESGLDFPRANTLIVDQAQMFGLGQLYQLRGRVGRSERQAFAYFVVNNLDGLPESTRKRLQVILDMDYLGAGFFVAMEDLRLRGAGNILGETQSGTISKVGLELFLEMLENEVRRLKGEAPREDAQTEMNVLYPAHIPEDYIPEARDRLHFYKALSSAATDEAALEIEGEIKDRFGNFPEELRTFEEVVRLKRLLSSLKAVKADLLPGKVVVVWPDGTNGRKDGVGDSGGADAVLDAIVPWVLQHQDQARLLPPNRVELRFADKAANYRHLQQATALLSELKPSRPASS, encoded by the coding sequence GTGTATTTGACCAAAGACGTTCAGGAGTTTCTGCGCGGACGCAAGGACGCGCTGTCCATTCATAAAAGCGGTCCGGCGACCCAGGCCTACCTGGCCGAAGCCTTGTTGGCCAAAGGGCGAAACGTGGTGCTGGTGGTCCCGGAGGCCAAGCAGGTTCCGGAAATGGAGGCTCTGGTCCGGCTGTTTTCCCGGGACGAGCATGACTTGTTCTGGAAGCGGCGCTGGTTCTCCTTGCCCGCCTATCCGCCCGAGGACCCGTTGCATGCGGACCCGAACGCCTGGAGCCGACGGTGGTTGACCCTGTTCGCGCTGCACGTTGCTGTGCGGCCCTTTGGCCTGGTGCTGAGCGTGGAAAATTTTCTGCCCAAGTGGCCGCCCCGGGAGGAAGTGGAGAACGCGTTTTTGCACCTGAGCGTGGGCGAGGAAATTTCCCCGGACCTGATCCTGGAGCAGCTGATTTCCTGGGGCTACCGGCGGTCGTCCATGGTTGGCGCCGTTGGCGAGACGGCCCGGCGCGGCGACATCCTGGACGTGTTCCCTCCGGGCTTTGAGATCCCGTTGCGGATGGAGTTTTTCGGTGAGCACCTGGAAAGCATGCGTCTGTTCGAACCCTTGCGTCAGCGCTCCATGGCGGACGTCCCGGACGCGATCATTCTGCCGGTGGCTCCGGCCCTGCTGAGCCCGGAGTCCATGTCCCGGGCCCAGGCCTGCTGGCAGCGTTTCGATGCCACCGGTGAGGTCTCGGACCGCGGCCACGGGGCCTTGCTGCGGGCTTTGGAGCGCGGGGACGGGCGGATGGCGCCGGGGGTGTACTACGAGCGGTTCTCGACTCTGAACCAATGGATACCCGAGAACACCACGTTTCTGCTTTCCGGGTCGTCCCAACTGCGACCGCGGTTGGAGGAAGGCGAGTGGGCCTGGCAGGCTTTTCTTGAAGAGGCCGCACGGGAGAACGACTGCGAGGCCGAGGTTCGTTGGCTGCGGACCAACGTGATTCAGCCCGCGTCCTCGGCCAGATTGGCGTGGCACAACCAGCGCCAGATGGTTTTCGAGGATCTGCTCATCGGCGTGGATCGCCAAGGCGTCGACCTGCCGGAAAAGACTTTCGGCTCGTTCCAGGAACTGTTCTGGCGTCCCGAGGCCCGGCAACGCCCCTGGAGCACGCTGGTGCAGGCCCTGCGCACGTGGCGGGATGAGCGGCCCCAGGTGTTGATCTCCTTTCATTCGGATCATTCCCGGAAGCGGTTCGGCAAGCGGCTGGCCGAAGAAGGTATTTCCTTTAATGAATCCTTCGATCCCCAAGGCCAGGGGGTGGCCCTGGTTCGCTCCTCCCTGCGCAAGGGGCTGGACCTGGAATGGAACGGCCTGCTGCTTTTGGCCGAGGATGTGCTCCAGCCCGACGAAAAAAAAGGCCCGGCCCGCCAAGCCCACAAAAAAGGCTTTTCCGGGCTGGATTCCTTTGACGAGTTGTCTTCCGGGGATTTGCTGGTGCACCGGGATTACGGCCTGGGCCGCTTCGACGGGTTGCACCGGGTCCGGATCGGGGACGCGGCCAACGATTATCTGCTGATCGAGTACGCCGGAGAGGACAAGCTGTATCTGCCCGTGGACCGCTTGAATCTGGTTCAGCGTTACAAAGGCCCCGAGAGTGCGTCACCGAGTCTGGATCGGCTGGGCGGGGCGCAGTGGGCCAAGACCAAGGAGCGGGCGCGCAAGGCCATCGAGCAGATCGCCCAGGATCTGGTGGAAATTTATGCCTATCGGCGGATTGCCAAGGGCTACGCCTACAGTCCGATGAACGAGATGTATCGGGATTTCGAGGCCTCCTTTGGGTACGAGGAGACTCCGGACCAGTCCCGGGCCATCGACGACGTGCTGGCGGACATGGATCTGCCCCAGCCCATGGACCGCTTGGTTTGCGGAGACGTGGGCTTCGGCAAGACCGAGGTGGCCATGCGCTCAGCCTTCCGGGCGGTAATGGACGGCAAGCAGGTGGCCCTGCTCTGCCCGACCACGATCCTGGCCGAGCAGCACTACCAGAATTTCCGGATGCGCATGGAACATTTTCCGGTCCAGGTGGCCATGCTCAGCCGGTTCGTGCCCAGGGTCCGCCAGAAGCAGATTCTCGAGGCCGCGGCACGGGGCCGGGTGGACATCCTCATCGGCACCCACCGGCTGATCTCCGACGACGTGCATCTGCCCAACCTGGGCCTGCTGATCCTGGACGAGGAACAGCGTTTCGGGGTCAAGCACAAGGAAAAGCTCAAGAAACTGCGCAAGAACGTGGACGTGCTGACCCTCACGGCCACGCCTATTCCCCGAACCCTCCAACTTTCTCTTTCCGGAATTCGTTCCCTGAGCGTGATCGAGACCCCGCCCGTGGATCGCAAGCCGGTGCAGACCTTTCTTCTGGAACGCGACCCGGGAATGCTTCGCCAGGCGTTGGCCCAGGAACTGGAACGCGGCGGACAGGTGTTCTGGGTGCATAACCGGGTCCAGGGGCTGGAGCAGGTGGTGGAATACGTGCGCTCCCTGGCCCCGGAGGCTCGGATCGGCATGGCCCACGGTCAGATGAGCCCGACCATGCTGGAGGAGGCCATGCACAAGTTCTGGCACGGCGAGTTGGACATCCTGGTTTGCACCGCAATCATCGAATCCGGCTTGGACTTTCCCCGGGCCAACACCCTGATCGTGGACCAAGCCCAGATGTTCGGGCTGGGACAGCTCTATCAACTACGGGGTCGGGTGGGCCGCAGCGAACGCCAGGCCTTTGCCTATTTCGTAGTGAACAACCTGGACGGCCTGCCGGAATCCACCCGCAAGCGGTTGCAAGTCATCCTGGACATGGATTATCTGGGCGCGGGTTTTTTCGTGGCCATGGAGGATCTGCGGCTGCGCGGGGCCGGGAACATCCTGGGCGAGACCCAGTCCGGGACCATTTCCAAGGTCGGGCTGGAGTTGTTTCTGGAAATGCTGGAGAACGAAGTCCGGCGACTCAAGGGCGAAGCCCCCCGGGAGGATGCCCAGACCGAAATGAACGTCCTTTACCCGGCGCATATTCCGGAAGACTACATCCCCGAGGCCCGGGACCGACTGCATTTCTACAAGGCCTTGTCCTCGGCGGCCACGGATGAGGCGGCTCTGGAGATCGAGGGGGAAATCAAGGATCGATTTGGAAATTTTCCCGAGGAACTGCGGACTTTTGAGGAAGTCGTCCGGCTGAAACGGCTGCTGTCCTCCCTGAAAGCGGTCAAGGCCGATCTGCTGCCGGGCAAAGTGGTCGTGGTCTGGCCGGATGGGACCAACGGGAGAAAGGACGGGGTCGGCGACTCAGGTGGGGCGGACGCCGTCCTGGACGCCATCGTCCCCTGGGTCCTTCAACACCAGGACCAGGCAAGGCTGCTCCCCCCAAACCGGGTGGAGTTGCGCTTTGCGGACAAGGCGGCTAACTATAGACATTTGCAACAAGCCACGGCCCTGCTTTCCGAGCTGAAGCCGTCACGTCCCGCTTCCTCATGA
- a CDS encoding peptidylprolyl isomerase gives MRQYSLWPSAFQTKGPAVFPAAALTVCLGLVLLFTLVSGCSAPFDEQGVVARINGEPVLLSEVEAVHDLKYLAGMTHQVDSLHRLQEEYGTVLTEILVQRLVAGYLVDQGLAVTDEDVAAAEMVVRADYPEGAFEQMLIEEYIHLDRWREQLRAGLNQEKLVQKVLRPSISIDYLEVDAYYREHIADFYLQPRVRFLLIQGQERDLVKKVLDLSATEPDPDVLGKRFDRVDVHAYALREDNIPGDWQALLSGLEPREATNILSRNPEGYQVLVLLERTEGRIVDPAQAYPLVERILLESKLRDAFDAWLAEALQSASIQVNHQLLARE, from the coding sequence ATGCGTCAATATTCCTTGTGGCCCAGCGCTTTCCAAACCAAAGGACCGGCTGTTTTTCCGGCTGCCGCCCTGACTGTTTGTTTGGGCCTGGTCTTGCTGTTCACCTTGGTGTCGGGATGCTCCGCGCCATTCGATGAACAGGGCGTCGTGGCTCGGATTAACGGAGAGCCCGTGCTGCTTTCCGAAGTTGAGGCCGTGCATGATCTGAAGTATCTGGCGGGCATGACGCACCAGGTGGACTCCTTGCACCGCCTGCAAGAAGAGTACGGCACGGTGCTGACCGAAATCCTGGTCCAGCGCTTGGTGGCCGGGTATCTGGTTGATCAGGGTCTGGCCGTGACCGACGAGGACGTGGCGGCGGCGGAGATGGTGGTCCGGGCCGATTATCCGGAAGGGGCTTTCGAGCAGATGCTGATCGAGGAGTATATCCATCTGGATCGATGGCGGGAGCAGCTTCGGGCCGGGCTGAATCAGGAAAAACTGGTCCAGAAGGTGCTGCGGCCTTCCATATCCATTGATTATCTGGAAGTGGACGCCTATTATCGGGAACATATCGCCGACTTTTATCTTCAACCTCGGGTGCGGTTTCTGCTGATCCAAGGTCAGGAACGGGATTTGGTGAAGAAGGTGCTGGACCTCTCCGCCACCGAGCCTGATCCCGACGTGCTGGGGAAGCGTTTCGACAGGGTGGACGTGCATGCCTATGCCTTGCGGGAGGACAACATCCCCGGAGACTGGCAGGCCCTGTTGTCCGGCTTGGAGCCCAGAGAGGCGACGAATATTTTGTCGCGCAACCCGGAAGGATATCAAGTTTTGGTCTTGTTGGAGCGCACCGAGGGCAGAATCGTCGATCCGGCCCAGGCCTATCCACTGGTGGAGCGGATTCTGCTTGAGAGCAAGCTTCGGGATGCCTTTGACGCTTGGCTCGCGGAAGCATTGCAATCCGCCAGCATTCAGGTCAACCATCAACTACTGGCACGGGAATGA
- a CDS encoding SurA N-terminal domain-containing protein, translating to MRYFWQLVILGAVFFLSATAGPASARDVVDRIVAVVNGDVITLFELNQRYRPFVEQFQGQDLGEAEKRMLLDAKRQLLDRMIDEVLLRQEAQRLEIAVTDLEVQTQARQLRERAGLSELQFQEQLTLQGLNREQYERRLRDEMLRHRLLGFMVRRKVVVTSDEVRAFYEANKEEFAQQRRVRLGLILFDSQTLAEEILARIQAGELSFGEAAGRYSRGPGAEQGGDMGMFAWGDLSPNWRGAVEPLRVGDVSSVVLIQDRPAVIKLLEEEAGELKTLADVEEQIREMLMEPLLDERYDIYMENLRNRALIDVRL from the coding sequence ATGCGATATTTTTGGCAGCTTGTGATCCTGGGTGCTGTCTTCTTTTTGTCGGCAACCGCCGGGCCTGCTTCGGCCCGAGACGTGGTGGATCGGATCGTCGCCGTGGTCAACGGTGACGTCATAACCTTGTTTGAACTGAATCAGCGTTATCGGCCTTTTGTGGAGCAGTTCCAGGGCCAGGACCTGGGCGAGGCGGAGAAACGCATGCTTCTGGACGCTAAGCGCCAACTCTTGGATCGAATGATCGACGAGGTTCTGTTGCGCCAGGAGGCTCAACGCCTGGAAATCGCCGTGACGGACCTGGAGGTCCAGACCCAGGCGCGGCAATTGCGCGAGCGGGCGGGGTTGAGCGAGCTTCAGTTTCAGGAGCAGTTGACGCTTCAAGGGTTGAACCGGGAGCAGTACGAGCGCCGGTTGCGGGATGAAATGCTTCGACATCGGTTGCTGGGCTTCATGGTCCGCCGCAAGGTCGTGGTCACTTCGGATGAGGTTCGGGCCTTTTACGAGGCCAACAAAGAAGAATTCGCTCAGCAACGTCGGGTTCGTCTCGGTCTGATCCTGTTCGACTCCCAGACTCTGGCCGAGGAGATCCTGGCCCGGATTCAGGCTGGAGAGCTGTCCTTCGGCGAGGCCGCGGGACGATATTCCAGAGGCCCCGGAGCGGAGCAAGGCGGAGACATGGGAATGTTCGCCTGGGGAGATTTGTCACCGAACTGGCGTGGGGCCGTGGAACCATTGCGTGTTGGGGACGTTTCCTCGGTTGTTCTGATCCAGGACCGCCCGGCCGTAATCAAGTTGCTGGAAGAGGAAGCCGGCGAATTGAAGACCCTGGCCGACGTGGAGGAGCAAATCCGCGAGATGTTGATGGAACCGCTCCTGGATGAGCGATATGATATCTATATGGAAAATTTGCGGAACAGGGCCTTGATCGATGTTCGGCTCTAG
- a CDS encoding helix-turn-helix domain-containing protein, whose amino-acid sequence MDLKEFGRLLQEERLRQGLEIADVMDKTKISRMNLMAIEEGNEQALPHPVYAKGFVKNYARFLGMDADKMGNTLAQIYVSKDESDYDDLVLADAEKLPAVREGWPRFVGIVVGVLLLLALIGSGVWFFKDDIRGLFSSDAPEDVSSVSTGRPGSEPFLGPAPHGEPFAREGDLGIGTEPGSLAFPSLAEEPISETPEDAGLPELESQTIEDAIPDRPVPETGPRTPSVAEPPQETPQETPSATPPGTTPESPPTPDPAPASTPESTGETAQTGALPQERRPEEARVAQEPALTPAGVEKTLEIRATENCWLSAQADGARPREAFLRPGERFVITFENTLEVRLGNAGGVVLYMDGNPWPFSARSGEVMSLRFP is encoded by the coding sequence ATGGATCTGAAGGAATTCGGGCGACTGCTGCAAGAAGAGCGTCTCCGGCAGGGCTTGGAAATCGCGGACGTGATGGACAAGACCAAGATCAGTCGGATGAACTTGATGGCCATTGAAGAGGGGAACGAACAGGCCCTGCCGCATCCGGTCTATGCCAAGGGATTCGTCAAGAATTACGCGCGGTTTTTGGGGATGGACGCGGATAAAATGGGCAACACCCTGGCCCAGATTTATGTTTCCAAAGACGAGTCGGATTATGATGATCTGGTTTTGGCCGATGCCGAGAAACTGCCGGCCGTGCGGGAGGGCTGGCCGCGGTTTGTCGGTATTGTCGTTGGAGTACTGTTGCTCCTGGCGCTCATCGGGTCCGGGGTCTGGTTTTTCAAGGATGATATTCGCGGATTATTTTCCAGCGACGCCCCTGAAGACGTTTCATCCGTGAGCACCGGTCGTCCCGGATCGGAGCCGTTCCTTGGCCCCGCGCCTCACGGGGAACCCTTTGCGAGAGAAGGCGATCTTGGAATTGGAACCGAACCTGGGTCCCTGGCGTTTCCTTCCTTGGCCGAGGAACCAATCAGCGAGACTCCGGAAGACGCCGGGTTGCCGGAGTTGGAGTCCCAGACGATAGAAGACGCGATTCCGGATCGTCCGGTCCCTGAAACCGGGCCTCGAACTCCGTCCGTCGCGGAGCCACCCCAGGAAACTCCCCAAGAAACTCCCTCTGCGACTCCCCCGGGAACGACTCCGGAATCCCCTCCAACGCCTGATCCGGCTCCCGCAAGCACACCTGAATCCACGGGTGAAACGGCTCAAACCGGGGCCTTGCCCCAAGAGCGACGTCCAGAGGAGGCTCGGGTTGCTCAAGAACCTGCGCTTACTCCGGCGGGAGTCGAGAAGACATTGGAAATTCGGGCCACGGAAAATTGTTGGCTCTCCGCTCAAGCCGACGGCGCTCGCCCTCGGGAAGCATTTTTACGACCCGGGGAACGATTCGTTATTACGTTTGAAAACACCCTGGAAGTCCGTTTGGGCAATGCCGGTGGAGTGGTTCTGTATATGGACGGGAACCCGTGGCCCTTCTCGGCTCGCTCCGGTGAAGTCATGTCCCTGCGTTTTCCCTGA